A single genomic interval of Sinorhizobium garamanticum harbors:
- a CDS encoding GlxA family transcriptional regulator, producing the protein MDQIVSQVQHIDLLVLPETNLILVASVVEPLRAANRIAGRALYTWTIFSPNGEAIETKSGIPIPVSGPFRPQRETAPLFVLSSYNWERSATSQLKMLLSQTARHRDVMAGIESGSWLLAETSLLDNFSATTHWEDFEDFAAAYPQVTMVRERFVIDGKRITTGGSLPTLDLMLELIRRAHGYSLALEVSRLFIYEQERTRGDLLQVPAIGNMRILDARVGAAVRLMEETVEAPLTLARLARRVGVSARHLQDLFKDTMGVAPHEHYLALRLNAARRKVIETRMEFADIAAIAGFNSSSSFSRSYRAHYRESPSETRRRLKLKS; encoded by the coding sequence ATGGACCAGATCGTTTCGCAGGTGCAGCACATCGATTTGCTGGTCCTGCCGGAGACGAACCTGATCCTCGTCGCTTCTGTCGTCGAGCCGCTGCGCGCCGCCAACCGCATTGCCGGGCGGGCGCTCTATACCTGGACGATCTTCAGCCCGAACGGCGAGGCGATCGAGACCAAGAGCGGCATTCCCATTCCTGTTTCCGGTCCCTTCCGGCCTCAACGCGAGACGGCGCCGCTCTTCGTGCTTTCGAGCTACAACTGGGAGCGCAGTGCCACCTCGCAGTTGAAGATGCTCCTGTCGCAGACGGCGCGGCATCGGGATGTCATGGCGGGGATCGAATCCGGCTCGTGGCTGCTTGCCGAGACCAGCCTGCTCGACAATTTTTCGGCCACCACCCATTGGGAGGATTTTGAGGATTTCGCCGCCGCCTATCCACAGGTGACCATGGTGCGCGAGCGTTTCGTCATCGATGGCAAACGCATCACCACCGGCGGGTCGCTGCCGACGCTCGACCTGATGCTGGAACTGATCCGCCGGGCGCATGGCTATTCACTGGCGCTCGAGGTCTCGCGCCTCTTTATTTACGAGCAGGAGCGCACGCGTGGCGACCTGCTGCAGGTGCCCGCGATCGGCAACATGCGCATTCTTGATGCGCGCGTCGGCGCAGCGGTAAGGCTGATGGAGGAGACGGTCGAGGCGCCGCTGACGCTCGCGCGCCTCGCACGCCGCGTCGGCGTCAGCGCCCGGCATCTGCAGGATCTCTTCAAGGACACGATGGGCGTTGCCCCGCATGAGCATTATCTCGCTCTCCGTCTGAATGCCGCGCGTCGAAAGGTGATCGAGACGCGAATGGAGTTCGCCGATATCGCCGCCATCGCCGGCTTCAACTCCTCGTCCTCGTTTTCGCGCAGCTACCGCGCGCATTACCGCGAAAGCCCCAGCGAAACGCGTCGGCGGCTGAAGCTCAAGAGCTGA
- a CDS encoding LysR family transcriptional regulator translates to MVYPKFGTNDAEIRTIGSTSLFEARVDIVDIATIVLVDATLREGGIRRAAKLSGRPPSSVSAAVRRFEQTISVPLLRREGAMLVPTLEAQARIADIAEAADTATLLASRPGSPASGSIPPVSLAALDRFVRIARNGSIRSVARTLGLGQPQLTRQMAGLERHLGYRLFERAYHGVACTEEALAAIPLAEKLLQCWGRLTRASDDRFRRDATTWRLGAVMPLGPESEIARMLAALTAAWHAARPRQHLFVSSTTADELIAGLKSRRFDAALLDVADFPNEFDGRLVSETPLALAGAAATLSEMDGDFARLLCTSPIAVPSAKSGLRREATRFLEDTLSESERRRVTLIEVDSIPVIINLVSHHGYLSIFAGKLACPRPSPTGDDPPRAPVQTVLDAGMAKKSPLGPGRRSHVQNDEDRSGADLNRLLTMQHQAAVSVRQFAAG, encoded by the coding sequence ATGGTATATCCCAAATTCGGAACGAATGATGCCGAAATCCGAACGATCGGATCGACGTCGCTGTTCGAGGCGCGGGTAGATATCGTGGATATTGCAACGATCGTCCTTGTCGACGCGACGCTGCGTGAAGGCGGCATACGGCGCGCGGCAAAGCTCAGCGGGCGCCCGCCGTCGAGTGTCAGCGCCGCCGTCAGGCGCTTCGAGCAGACGATTTCCGTGCCGCTGCTTCGCCGCGAGGGCGCCATGCTCGTGCCGACGCTCGAGGCGCAGGCGCGCATTGCGGACATAGCGGAGGCAGCCGACACCGCAACGCTTCTCGCCAGCCGCCCCGGGAGCCCAGCGTCAGGCTCGATACCTCCCGTCAGCCTGGCTGCGCTCGACCGTTTCGTGAGGATCGCCCGCAACGGCAGCATACGCTCCGTCGCGCGGACGCTCGGCCTCGGCCAGCCCCAGCTTACGCGTCAGATGGCAGGCCTCGAACGCCATCTCGGATATCGGCTGTTCGAGCGCGCTTATCACGGGGTGGCCTGCACCGAGGAGGCACTAGCCGCCATTCCGCTTGCGGAAAAACTGCTTCAATGCTGGGGACGCCTGACGCGTGCATCGGACGACCGCTTTCGCCGCGACGCGACGACATGGCGTCTCGGTGCGGTGATGCCGCTCGGCCCCGAGAGCGAGATCGCGCGCATGCTTGCGGCGCTGACGGCCGCCTGGCATGCGGCGCGCCCCCGCCAGCACCTCTTCGTTTCGAGCACGACGGCGGACGAACTCATCGCCGGGCTGAAGAGCCGGCGCTTTGACGCCGCACTCCTCGACGTCGCCGACTTTCCCAACGAGTTCGATGGCCGGCTCGTATCGGAAACGCCCCTGGCGCTCGCCGGCGCCGCGGCGACACTTTCCGAAATGGACGGTGACTTCGCCCGCCTGCTCTGCACCTCCCCGATCGCCGTGCCGAGTGCCAAGAGTGGGCTGAGGCGCGAGGCGACGCGTTTTCTGGAAGATACGCTCAGCGAAAGTGAGCGGCGGCGCGTCACCCTGATCGAAGTGGACTCGATCCCGGTGATCATCAATCTCGTCAGCCACCACGGCTATCTCTCGATATTTGCCGGAAAGCTCGCTTGCCCGCGTCCATCGCCCACCGGCGATGATCCGCCTCGCGCCCCAGTACAGACAGTCCTTGACGCTGGTATGGCCAAGAAAAGCCCTTTGGGCCCAGGCCGGCGAAGCCATGTTCAGAATGATGAAGACCGGAGCGGCGCGGACCTGAATCGCCTTCTGACGATGCAGCACCAAGCCGCTGTCTCGGTTCGCCAATTCGCCGCCGGCTGA
- a CDS encoding aromatic amino acid lyase: MLQSVKTIVLCGKPLDFGVLEEIGSGLARPVADDAGMERVAAAHKVIADRVAMGLPVYGSNTGVGSMKDRLWTADDLPEFNASLVRAHHFGTGEFFAAPIIRKAIAIRVNTAMRGHTGCSPELINAFVALLERGIIPAVRRHGSMGCADIGLMGQVASVLTGVGDAYYNGQLMTAESALREAGLTPFVMRPRDALAALSVNAISYAAAGDVLREAAAAIRVLLVTGVMSSRSLGASADPWLVAATLSTRGEALVGSWLYGQSGIADWPLPTAIHDPLSLRMTAQVFGAVVDTLLVAAGRLVEATYLSDDNPVVLGGQVHSSGASLPLTTTLYVEAAQIAFSHVARNVLNRCILLSNGGRRNLSVNLVAPGEIATGLGPLMKLAVELYMRVQSLAVPLSAQSIVVAGGLEEEATFLPLIVERMEAQVRDLRQLAAIEAMLSAQAIDLVGDEPKGVVRLAYDRTRSVSPFYLKDRPLSKEIEALQAAFTDHDLLRAFVETAPMPEFDDFFALAK; encoded by the coding sequence ATGCTGCAATCGGTTAAAACCATCGTACTTTGCGGAAAACCGCTCGACTTCGGGGTACTCGAAGAAATCGGCTCGGGGCTGGCGCGACCCGTCGCGGATGATGCCGGCATGGAGCGGGTGGCCGCTGCCCACAAGGTGATTGCCGACCGCGTCGCCATGGGCCTGCCGGTTTACGGCTCCAACACCGGGGTCGGCTCGATGAAGGACCGTCTCTGGACGGCGGACGATCTCCCCGAATTCAACGCGTCGCTCGTACGCGCCCATCACTTCGGCACCGGCGAATTCTTTGCCGCTCCGATCATCCGCAAGGCGATCGCCATCCGCGTCAACACCGCGATGCGTGGACATACCGGCTGCAGCCCGGAACTTATCAACGCCTTCGTTGCGCTCCTCGAGCGTGGCATCATCCCGGCCGTGCGCCGTCATGGCTCGATGGGCTGCGCCGATATCGGACTGATGGGCCAGGTGGCCTCCGTGCTGACCGGCGTCGGCGACGCCTATTATAACGGCCAACTGATGACAGCGGAGTCGGCGCTGAGGGAGGCCGGGCTGACCCCCTTCGTCATGCGGCCGCGCGATGCGCTCGCCGCTCTCAGCGTCAATGCAATCTCCTACGCGGCGGCGGGCGACGTCCTGCGCGAGGCGGCGGCGGCGATTCGTGTCCTGCTCGTCACCGGCGTGATGTCGTCCCGGTCGCTCGGCGCCTCGGCCGATCCGTGGCTCGTTGCGGCGACGCTTTCGACGCGTGGCGAAGCGCTCGTCGGCTCCTGGCTCTACGGCCAGTCGGGCATTGCCGACTGGCCCTTGCCGACGGCGATCCACGATCCGCTGAGCCTTCGCATGACCGCCCAGGTCTTCGGCGCGGTGGTCGACACCCTGCTGGTGGCCGCGGGCCGGCTGGTCGAGGCGACCTATCTCTCGGACGACAATCCCGTAGTGCTCGGCGGCCAGGTGCATTCATCCGGCGCGTCGCTGCCGCTGACGACGACGCTCTATGTCGAGGCGGCGCAGATCGCCTTTTCGCATGTGGCGCGCAATGTGTTGAATCGCTGCATCCTGCTTTCGAACGGCGGGCGGCGCAACCTGTCGGTCAATCTCGTCGCGCCCGGAGAGATCGCCACGGGGCTCGGGCCGCTGATGAAGCTCGCGGTCGAGCTCTACATGCGTGTCCAGTCGCTTGCCGTACCCTTGTCGGCGCAATCGATCGTCGTTGCTGGCGGATTGGAAGAGGAGGCGACCTTCCTGCCGCTGATCGTCGAACGCATGGAGGCGCAGGTTCGCGACCTCCGCCAGCTGGCTGCGATCGAGGCGATGCTATCGGCGCAGGCGATCGATCTCGTCGGCGACGAACCGAAGGGCGTCGTCAGGCTTGCCTATGACCGCACCCGCTCGGTCAGCCCGTTCTATCTCAAGGACCGCCCGCTCTCGAAGGAGATCGAAGCGCTCCAGGCGGCGTTCACCGATCACGACCTGTTGCGCGCCTTCGTCGAGACGGCGCCCATGCCGGAATTCGACGACTTCTTCGCGCTGGCCAAATGA
- a CDS encoding dihydroorotase, with protein sequence MSDFDLVLKGTVVLPHRIVEGGHVAVRDGKVAHVGQRAAPSARERHELGKALILPGAIDAQVHSLSQKNQEDFIWSTRSAAAGGVTTIVDMPYDEGNLVSSAEAVRRKVAHAGPQARVDFALYGTIDPAEGPSRIGEMVEAGVAAFKFSTFGTDPKRFPRIPAALLEECFRAIAPTGLAAGVHNEDDEAVRAAIDKVKAAGISDYRAHGLSRPPLTELLATIQIYETGAATGCPAHVVHCSLGRGYEIAAAYRAQGHAATIECCIHYLTLDEENDVRRLGGKAKINPPIRPRAEVEKLWRHVAGGNVTLVSTDHVSWSEDRKTNPDMLANASGVPGLEVMVPLFVKGALERSIPLTRAAELMALNPARHFRLDHCKGALEAGKDADIIVMTPESYVYDAATSGNNVVGWSPYNGIRLPWRVTATYLRGRLAFDGRRVVAEPGTGAFVRPLPSLPIREPRQ encoded by the coding sequence ATGTCCGATTTCGATCTCGTTCTGAAGGGCACTGTCGTCCTGCCGCATCGCATCGTCGAAGGCGGCCACGTGGCGGTGCGAGACGGCAAGGTGGCGCATGTCGGGCAGAGAGCAGCCCCGTCGGCGCGCGAAAGGCACGAGCTCGGCAAGGCGCTGATTCTTCCCGGCGCGATCGACGCCCAGGTACATTCGCTGTCGCAGAAAAACCAGGAGGATTTCATCTGGTCGACTCGCTCGGCCGCCGCCGGCGGCGTGACGACGATCGTCGACATGCCCTACGACGAGGGCAATCTCGTCTCATCGGCGGAGGCGGTCCGACGCAAGGTCGCCCATGCCGGTCCGCAGGCCCGCGTCGACTTTGCGCTCTATGGCACGATCGATCCCGCAGAGGGGCCGTCGCGGATTGGTGAGATGGTGGAGGCGGGTGTTGCCGCCTTCAAGTTCTCGACATTTGGAACGGACCCGAAACGGTTCCCGCGAATTCCCGCCGCGCTATTGGAAGAGTGCTTCCGGGCCATCGCCCCGACGGGACTGGCGGCCGGCGTTCACAATGAGGATGACGAGGCGGTGCGGGCCGCAATCGATAAGGTCAAGGCCGCCGGAATCAGCGACTATCGGGCACATGGTCTTTCGCGTCCGCCGCTGACCGAGCTTCTAGCCACCATCCAGATCTATGAGACGGGTGCGGCAACAGGCTGCCCGGCGCATGTGGTGCATTGCTCGCTCGGTCGCGGCTATGAAATCGCCGCCGCCTATCGGGCACAGGGTCATGCCGCGACGATCGAGTGCTGTATCCACTATCTCACTTTGGACGAGGAGAACGACGTGCGCCGCCTCGGCGGCAAGGCCAAGATCAACCCGCCGATCCGCCCGCGCGCAGAGGTCGAAAAACTCTGGCGGCATGTGGCTGGCGGGAATGTGACGCTGGTATCGACCGATCATGTCAGCTGGTCGGAGGATCGCAAGACCAATCCGGATATGCTGGCCAACGCCTCCGGCGTGCCAGGCCTTGAAGTGATGGTGCCGCTTTTCGTCAAGGGTGCGCTTGAGCGCAGCATCCCGCTGACGCGCGCGGCCGAGTTGATGGCGCTCAACCCCGCACGGCATTTCCGGCTCGACCATTGCAAGGGCGCGCTCGAAGCCGGCAAGGACGCCGATATCATCGTCATGACGCCGGAATCCTATGTCTATGATGCGGCGACAAGCGGCAACAATGTCGTCGGCTGGTCGCCCTATAACGGTATTCGCCTGCCGTGGCGGGTCACCGCCACGTATCTGCGCGGGCGGCTTGCCTTCGACGGTCGCCGCGTGGTCGCGGAGCCGGGCACCGGCGCCTTCGTGCGGCCGTTGCCGAGCCTGCCGATTCGGGAGCCGCGGCAATGA
- a CDS encoding Zn-dependent hydrolase, translating into MIATQTNLPVDAGRIADIVKGLARITEPDRPYTRRAFTPLFLEGRAFLEERFRAAGLDTRIDAAGNLIGRRKGRKPALGTIMLGSHSDTVPEGGRFDGIAGVAAALEVARSLSDAGIELDHDLEIVDFLAEEVSIFGVSCVGSRGMAGLLPDGWLSRTHDELTLRQGIVEAGGDPSRLPSSKRSDVKAFLELHIEQGPVLETERLDIGVVTAISGITRIEIVVEGQADHAGTTPMGRRRDALVVASRLVLEIEKLGFAHAAGEGHFTATVGEFEIEPNAANVVPSRARLLIDARAERRPQMEVFITEVEALTARIAEETGVAITPPKVISDNHPTPGDPLVLATLEAACGRVGARHRLMASGAGHDTAWMGRITKAAMIFIPCRDGRSHASEEWAENDDIALGAAVLLEAVRRLDGQLQEKK; encoded by the coding sequence ATGATCGCAACGCAAACCAATCTACCGGTCGATGCAGGCCGCATCGCCGATATCGTCAAGGGGCTGGCACGCATCACCGAGCCCGACCGCCCCTACACCCGCCGCGCCTTCACGCCGCTCTTCCTCGAAGGTCGCGCCTTCCTCGAAGAACGGTTCAGGGCCGCGGGCCTCGATACGAGGATCGACGCGGCCGGCAACCTCATCGGCCGGCGCAAGGGGCGCAAGCCGGCGCTCGGCACGATCATGCTCGGCTCGCATTCCGACACGGTGCCGGAAGGCGGCCGCTTCGACGGGATCGCCGGCGTTGCGGCCGCGCTCGAAGTGGCGCGGTCTCTTTCCGACGCCGGCATCGAGCTCGACCATGATCTCGAGATCGTCGATTTCCTTGCCGAGGAGGTGTCGATCTTTGGCGTCTCCTGCGTCGGCAGCCGCGGCATGGCCGGCCTTCTTCCGGATGGCTGGCTGAGCCGCACACACGACGAGCTGACGCTCCGCCAGGGTATCGTCGAGGCCGGTGGTGATCCTTCCCGTCTGCCTTCGTCTAAGCGCTCCGACGTCAAGGCATTCTTGGAGCTGCATATCGAGCAGGGGCCGGTGCTCGAGACCGAGCGCCTGGATATTGGCGTCGTGACGGCGATCTCCGGGATCACGCGGATCGAGATCGTCGTCGAGGGACAGGCGGATCATGCGGGCACGACGCCGATGGGGCGCCGTCGCGACGCGCTTGTTGTCGCCTCGCGCCTTGTGCTGGAGATCGAGAAGCTGGGCTTTGCCCATGCGGCAGGTGAGGGGCACTTCACCGCGACCGTCGGCGAATTCGAAATAGAACCCAATGCCGCCAATGTCGTGCCCTCGCGGGCACGGCTCTTGATCGATGCCCGTGCGGAGCGGCGGCCGCAGATGGAGGTGTTCATCACCGAGGTGGAGGCGCTTACCGCCCGCATCGCCGAGGAGACCGGCGTCGCGATCACGCCGCCGAAAGTAATCTCCGACAATCACCCGACACCCGGCGATCCCTTGGTTCTTGCCACGCTGGAAGCGGCCTGCGGGCGCGTCGGCGCGCGTCACCGGCTGATGGCGTCAGGGGCGGGGCACGACACGGCCTGGATGGGCCGGATAACGAAAGCCGCTATGATCTTCATTCCCTGTCGCGATGGCCGGTCGCATGCGTCCGAGGAATGGGCGGAAAACGACGATATCGCGCTTGGCGCGGCGGTGCTGCTCGAGGCCGTGCGACGGCTCGACGGACAATTGCAGGAGAAGAAGTAG
- a CDS encoding DUF917 domain-containing protein yields the protein MGRILTEKDVEAAVKGGSVYAAGGGGWADHGRMLGLAAVSIGKPELVSINELEPDDWVATAAAIGAPASTTPWEMRGVDYVKAVELLQEALGEKLTGLIIGQNGKSSTLNGWLPSAILGTKVVDAVGDIRAHPTGDMGSIGLAGLPEPMIQTAVGGNREENRYIELVVRGATAKVSPILRTAADMSGGFIASCRNPVHASYVKANAALGGISMALTLGEAIIAAEGKGGSAVIDAITNTTNGSILAEGTITDKSVAYTKEAFDIGTVTLGKGDDSTILHVMNEYMAVETADGARLATFPDVITTLSPEGEPLSVGQLQVGMTVFVLHVPKSVIPLASSVLDPSVYPPVEKAMGIEIARYALAGKR from the coding sequence ATGGGCCGGATATTGACGGAAAAGGATGTCGAGGCGGCGGTCAAGGGCGGCTCCGTCTATGCGGCGGGCGGCGGCGGCTGGGCGGATCACGGGCGCATGCTGGGGCTTGCGGCCGTCTCGATCGGCAAGCCGGAGCTGGTTTCGATCAACGAGCTGGAGCCGGACGACTGGGTGGCGACCGCCGCTGCAATCGGCGCGCCGGCCTCGACGACGCCGTGGGAGATGCGTGGAGTCGATTACGTGAAGGCGGTTGAACTGCTGCAGGAGGCGCTCGGTGAAAAGCTTACGGGCCTGATCATCGGGCAGAACGGCAAATCCTCGACGCTGAATGGGTGGCTGCCATCGGCGATCCTCGGCACCAAGGTTGTCGATGCCGTCGGCGATATCCGTGCTCATCCCACAGGCGACATGGGATCGATTGGCCTTGCCGGTTTGCCCGAGCCGATGATCCAGACGGCAGTCGGTGGAAACCGCGAGGAGAACCGCTATATCGAGCTCGTGGTCCGGGGTGCGACGGCCAAGGTGTCGCCGATCCTGAGGACCGCGGCGGACATGTCGGGCGGCTTCATCGCCTCCTGCCGCAATCCCGTCCACGCGTCCTACGTCAAGGCCAATGCCGCGCTTGGCGGCATCTCCATGGCGCTGACTCTGGGAGAGGCGATTATCGCAGCGGAAGGCAAGGGCGGCAGTGCCGTCATCGATGCCATCACAAATACCACCAATGGCTCCATTCTTGCCGAGGGAACGATCACCGATAAATCCGTGGCTTATACCAAGGAGGCCTTCGACATCGGCACGGTCACGCTTGGGAAGGGCGATGACTCAACGATACTCCATGTAATGAACGAATACATGGCCGTGGAAACGGCTGACGGTGCGCGCCTTGCCACGTTCCCGGATGTCATCACCACGCTGTCGCCGGAAGGCGAACCTTTAAGCGTCGGGCAGTTGCAGGTAGGCATGACGGTCTTCGTGCTGCATGTACCGAAGTCGGTGATCCCGCTCGCTTCCAGCGTGCTTGACCCGTCCGTCTATCCGCCGGTCGAAAAGGCGATGGGGATCGAGATTGCGCGCTATGCCTTAGCCGGGAAGCGTTGA
- a CDS encoding TfoX/Sxy family protein codes for MARDTGLEELVRQDLGNQPGLSEKPMFGGLAFLLNGNLLCGAREDGMLVRLGKGNDHWALALPGIVQMVMGERRMHGWVRAGAEVYGDDALRQRLLDAALSYVFSLPSK; via the coding sequence GTGGCGCGCGATACCGGGCTTGAGGAACTGGTGAGGCAAGACCTCGGCAATCAGCCGGGGCTTTCGGAAAAGCCGATGTTCGGTGGTTTGGCCTTTCTTCTGAACGGCAATTTGCTCTGCGGCGCACGAGAGGATGGAATGCTGGTGCGGCTTGGCAAGGGCAATGACCATTGGGCCTTGGCGCTGCCCGGCATCGTGCAGATGGTGATGGGCGAGCGCCGAATGCACGGCTGGGTGCGCGCCGGCGCGGAGGTCTATGGCGATGACGCCTTGCGCCAGCGCCTGCTGGATGCGGCGCTCAGCTACGTGTTTTCGCTGCCGTCGAAGTGA
- a CDS encoding urocanate hydratase — protein MPKPNPRHPNFPIPGGPELRAKGWRQEALLRLLENVLSVGEDPDNLVVYAALGKAARNWPSHRAIVKTLTEMDEDQTLVIQSGKPVGLLKTHARAPLVIMANCNIVGQWAKAEVFYELQRKGLICWGGLTAGAWQYIGSQGVIQGTYEIFMRIAERRFGGDLSGRFVLTAGLGGMGGAQPLAGRMAGAAILCIDIDPERAKKRQQVGYLQEIAPDLDAALAMIDAAVKERRALSVGLVGNAAEIYPEIARRGIVPDVVTDQTSAHDLVYGYVPKGMSLDQVRSLREDGQGQLMAASRASIVEHVKAMLDFQKKGAEVFDNGNLIRTQAREGGVANAFDIPIFTEAYLRPLFARAIGPFRWMALSGEESDIALIDDLLLEMFPDNRIITNWMRLARQHIPFEGLPARIAWLGHGERTALARRVNQLVASGGLKGPVAFSRDHLDAGAMAHPNIMTERMKDGSDAIADWPLLDAMLLCCSMADLVVVHSGGGGYAGYMTSCGVTVVADGTKAADERLDHALTNDTSLGVIRYADAGYEESFEEIAAKGIAHVKV, from the coding sequence ATGCCCAAACCCAATCCCCGTCACCCGAACTTTCCCATTCCCGGGGGGCCGGAGCTGCGTGCCAAGGGTTGGCGGCAGGAGGCGCTGCTGCGGTTGCTCGAAAACGTGCTTTCCGTTGGCGAGGATCCGGACAATCTCGTCGTCTACGCGGCCCTGGGGAAGGCCGCGCGCAACTGGCCGTCCCATCGGGCAATCGTCAAGACGCTCACCGAGATGGACGAGGACCAGACGCTGGTCATCCAGTCCGGCAAGCCCGTCGGCCTGTTGAAGACCCATGCCAGGGCGCCGCTCGTCATCATGGCCAATTGCAACATCGTCGGCCAATGGGCGAAGGCCGAGGTCTTTTACGAGCTGCAGCGAAAGGGTCTGATCTGCTGGGGCGGGCTGACGGCCGGCGCTTGGCAATATATCGGCAGCCAGGGGGTGATCCAGGGCACCTACGAGATCTTCATGCGGATTGCTGAGCGGCGTTTCGGCGGAGATCTTTCCGGACGTTTCGTGCTGACCGCCGGGCTCGGCGGCATGGGTGGCGCCCAGCCGCTTGCCGGCCGCATGGCGGGGGCCGCCATCCTCTGCATCGACATCGATCCCGAACGGGCGAAGAAGCGCCAGCAGGTCGGCTATCTCCAGGAGATCGCGCCTGATCTCGACGCGGCGCTCGCGATGATTGACGCGGCAGTCAAGGAGAGGCGGGCGCTTTCCGTGGGCCTCGTCGGCAACGCAGCCGAAATCTATCCGGAGATCGCCCGGCGCGGCATCGTTCCGGATGTGGTGACAGACCAGACCTCTGCGCATGATCTCGTCTACGGCTATGTGCCGAAGGGCATGAGCCTCGACCAGGTGCGCTCGCTGCGCGAAGATGGGCAGGGCCAGTTGATGGCCGCAAGCCGCGCCTCGATCGTCGAGCATGTGAAGGCCATGCTCGACTTCCAGAAAAAGGGAGCGGAGGTCTTCGACAACGGCAACCTGATCCGCACGCAGGCGCGGGAAGGGGGCGTTGCCAACGCCTTCGACATTCCGATCTTCACCGAAGCCTATCTGCGGCCGCTTTTTGCCCGCGCCATCGGCCCGTTCCGCTGGATGGCGCTTTCCGGCGAAGAGAGCGACATCGCCCTGATCGACGACCTGCTCCTCGAAATGTTCCCGGACAATCGGATCATCACCAACTGGATGCGGCTCGCGCGCCAGCACATTCCCTTCGAGGGCCTGCCGGCGCGCATCGCTTGGCTCGGCCACGGCGAACGCACGGCGCTCGCCCGGCGCGTCAATCAATTGGTCGCCAGCGGCGGGCTCAAGGGGCCGGTCGCCTTCTCACGCGATCATCTCGATGCCGGCGCGATGGCGCATCCGAACATCATGACGGAGCGGATGAAGGACGGTTCCGACGCGATCGCCGACTGGCCGCTGCTTGACGCCATGCTGCTTTGCTGCTCGATGGCCGACCTCGTCGTCGTCCATTCGGGTGGGGGAGGTTATGCCGGTTACATGACGAGCTGCGGGGTGACCGTCGTTGCTGACGGCACGAAGGCCGCCGACGAGCGGCTCGACCATGCGCTGACCAACGACACTTCGCTCGGCGTTATCCGCTATGCGGACGCGGGGTATGAAGAATCCTTCGAGGAGATCGCTGCAAAGGGCATCGCGCACGTGAAGGTTTGA
- a CDS encoding SDR family NAD(P)-dependent oxidoreductase — protein MILKDRIAIVTGAGSGIGQAGAAIMACEGAHVIVIDRSRKAAEETVAVIAARGGSAEALAIDVTDDDALSDGIADILYRHGRIDILHNHAGAQVAGDLEGVEVAGFDRSWNLNVRAHFMAARLVMPSMKAAGRGVILNTSSSSGVLYDREMIAYTTTKHAVIAMTRQMAGDYAKYGIRVNALCPGWVNTPFNEPFIAQMGGRGAIEAYIREKVPLGRWASVDEIAESILFLVSDRSSYMTGQILVVDGGETVV, from the coding sequence ATGATCCTGAAAGACCGGATCGCGATCGTCACCGGAGCAGGCTCCGGGATCGGTCAGGCAGGCGCCGCCATCATGGCGTGCGAAGGCGCCCATGTCATTGTCATCGACCGCAGCCGGAAGGCCGCGGAAGAGACGGTGGCAGTCATCGCCGCCAGGGGCGGCAGCGCCGAGGCGCTCGCCATCGACGTCACCGACGACGATGCGCTCTCGGACGGGATCGCCGATATCCTTTATCGGCACGGCCGCATCGACATCCTGCACAATCACGCCGGCGCGCAGGTCGCCGGCGATCTGGAAGGTGTCGAAGTGGCGGGCTTCGACCGCTCCTGGAACCTCAATGTCCGCGCCCATTTCATGGCCGCCCGCCTGGTCATGCCGTCGATGAAGGCGGCGGGCCGCGGCGTCATCCTCAATACCTCCTCGTCCTCCGGCGTACTCTACGATCGCGAGATGATCGCCTACACCACGACGAAACACGCCGTCATCGCCATGACCCGCCAGATGGCGGGCGACTATGCGAAATATGGCATCAGGGTGAACGCGCTCTGCCCCGGCTGGGTGAATACGCCCTTCAACGAGCCCTTCATTGCGCAAATGGGCGGCCGCGGGGCCATCGAGGCTTATATCCGCGAGAAGGTTCCGCTCGGCCGCTGGGCAAGCGTCGACGAAATCGCCGAGTCGATCCTCTTCCTCGTCTCCGACCGTTCTTCCTACATGACCGGGCAGATACTTGTGGTCGATGGCGGGGAGACGGTCGTCTGA